In Halapricum desulfuricans, a single window of DNA contains:
- the ilvA gene encoding threonine ammonia-lyase — translation MLSFDDVLAARDRVAETARHTPLDYSHTFSSMTGATVHLKLETFQRTGAFKIRGATNRIATLSDAEQAAGVVTASAGNHAQGVALAATRMGVDAKIVMPEHAPVSKVEATRSYGGEVVLYGEDYDAAAERAHEIEREEGRTYVHAFDDEMVMAGQGTIGLEIYEDLPEVETVVVPIGGGGLISGIATALKGRDEDIRVIGVQAEGAASAPASLEKGEIVERDSVETIADGIATRKIGERTFEVIRERVDEVVTVTDSEIAVALTKLLERSKTLVEGAGAVPLAALLAGKFDYEDDEIIVPALCGGNIDLNVLTTVIMRGLIETGRYLRLRTVLKDRPGALDQLVEVISEQDANIYAIEHDRASRDIALNDAEVELDLETKGHEHVQSLLDALEANGYEIEVLV, via the coding sequence ATGCTGTCGTTCGATGACGTACTCGCTGCGCGCGACCGGGTCGCCGAGACCGCGCGGCACACACCGCTGGATTACTCGCACACGTTTTCGTCGATGACGGGCGCGACCGTCCACCTGAAACTGGAGACCTTCCAGCGGACGGGCGCGTTCAAGATCCGCGGGGCGACGAACCGCATCGCGACGCTGAGCGACGCCGAGCAGGCCGCCGGAGTCGTCACCGCGAGCGCGGGCAACCACGCGCAGGGCGTCGCGCTCGCTGCCACGCGGATGGGCGTCGACGCCAAGATCGTCATGCCGGAACACGCCCCGGTCTCGAAGGTCGAGGCGACCAGGAGTTACGGCGGTGAGGTCGTCCTCTACGGCGAAGACTACGACGCTGCGGCCGAGCGCGCCCACGAGATCGAACGCGAGGAGGGTCGCACGTACGTCCACGCTTTCGACGACGAGATGGTGATGGCCGGGCAGGGCACCATCGGGCTGGAAATCTACGAGGACTTGCCGGAGGTCGAGACGGTCGTCGTGCCGATCGGCGGTGGCGGACTGATCTCGGGGATCGCAACGGCGCTCAAGGGCCGCGACGAGGACATCCGGGTGATCGGTGTGCAGGCGGAGGGAGCCGCGAGCGCCCCCGCGTCTCTGGAGAAAGGCGAAATCGTCGAACGCGACAGCGTCGAGACGATCGCGGACGGGATCGCCACCCGGAAGATCGGCGAGCGGACCTTCGAGGTGATCCGCGAGCGCGTCGACGAGGTCGTCACAGTCACCGACTCGGAGATCGCCGTCGCGCTGACGAAACTCCTCGAACGCTCGAAGACTCTCGTCGAGGGCGCGGGCGCGGTCCCGCTTGCGGCGCTGTTGGCCGGGAAGTTCGACTACGAGGACGACGAGATCATCGTCCCGGCGCTCTGTGGCGGGAACATCGATCTGAACGTCCTGACGACAGTGATCATGCGCGGGCTGATCGAGACCGGCCGATATCTGCGCTTGCGGACGGTCCTGAAAGACCGGCCCGGCGCGCTCGACCAGCTCGTCGAGGTGATCTCCGAACAGGACGCGAACATCTACGCGATCGAGCACGACCGCGCTTCCCGGGACATCGCGCTGAACGACGCCGAGGTCGAACTGGATCTTGAGACGAAAGGCCACGAGCACGTCCAGTCGTTGCTCGATGCGCTGGAGGCGAACGGCTACGAGATCGAAGTGCTGGTGTGA
- a CDS encoding ribonuclease P protein component 4, with the protein MASDQQIARERIDILHERAKQAARGDEQDRAREYVRRARRIAERNRLSLPADFDRFTCDACDAYLLPGRNARVRTREGHVVVTCSCGAQARYRYSGPDGN; encoded by the coding sequence ATGGCCAGCGACCAGCAGATCGCCCGCGAGCGGATCGATATCCTCCACGAGCGGGCCAAACAGGCCGCCCGTGGCGACGAGCAGGATCGAGCTCGCGAATACGTCCGCCGCGCCCGCCGGATCGCCGAGCGCAACCGCCTGTCGCTGCCGGCGGACTTCGACCGATTCACCTGCGACGCCTGCGACGCCTACCTCTTGCCCGGCCGTAACGCTCGCGTCCGGACGCGAGAAGGTCACGTCGTCGTTACCTGTAGCTGTGGCGCACAGGCGAGATATCGGTACAGCGGGCCGGATGGGAATTGA
- a CDS encoding DUF7119 family protein, which yields MPPEGPAPPADRESPVGQPVIRGDPALTGQQPGEAVQFDPADPDSVAEAAETVAAFADNTAGDADNVYMLRGAAACAALVRGEGSYKAAAERAGDEATVAFIRKWSRVHDLPEAIRRHVARGDIAPTAAKHIARVSGTARYLLAWAALDHDLTVREIRSIASRINDGEEVSQALAAETGARLGQLTIDLPIDAYLCLRRQASLSNAEPGAFLAEDIEPDDQS from the coding sequence ATGCCGCCGGAGGGGCCAGCACCGCCAGCCGATCGTGAGTCGCCAGTCGGACAGCCGGTCATCAGAGGCGATCCGGCGCTCACCGGACAGCAACCGGGCGAAGCCGTACAGTTCGATCCCGCCGATCCGGACAGTGTCGCCGAAGCGGCCGAGACAGTCGCGGCGTTCGCCGACAACACGGCCGGGGACGCGGACAACGTCTACATGTTGCGGGGTGCGGCCGCCTGTGCGGCGCTGGTCCGCGGCGAGGGGTCCTACAAAGCCGCGGCCGAGCGTGCCGGTGACGAAGCGACGGTCGCGTTCATCCGCAAGTGGTCGCGGGTCCACGATCTCCCGGAGGCGATCCGCCGCCACGTCGCTCGCGGCGATATCGCGCCCACGGCGGCCAAGCACATCGCCCGGGTGTCCGGCACGGCGCGCTACTTGCTCGCCTGGGCCGCCCTGGATCACGATCTGACCGTCCGGGAGATTCGGTCGATCGCCAGCCGGATCAACGACGGCGAGGAGGTCTCGCAGGCGCTCGCCGCCGAGACGGGCGCGCGACTCGGACAACTGACGATCGATCTACCGATCGACGCGTATCTGTGTCTCCGCCGGCAGGCGTCGCTGTCGAACGCCGAGCCGGGGGCGTTTCTGGCCGAAGATATCGAGCCCGACGACCAATCGTAA
- a CDS encoding RNA-guided endonuclease InsQ/TnpB family protein yields MKRTNTFAVRPLSDDGEQVLRDLLDASSALWNEINYQRLMRYNDEDGFEGDVWDADTGRLEGKYKGVLGASTAQTVRRANTEAWRGFFENKKAYHDESNTSVTEHPEPPGFRGNEDDGRVLKGVVRKDAYTVEWGDRSRLEMVVGKELRDRHNSPKSRLRLEIVGEPNWPDYDDQSRLELWYDETDCTFRASQPVTVSDDARDTPLASEKAALDIGANNLVACTTTTGEQYLYEGRELFQRFRDTTREIARLQSKLREGRYSSERIRRLYRKRTRRRDHAQEALCRDLLERLYAEGVDTVYIGGLTDVLETHWSVETNAKTHNFWAFKQFTERLACTAEEYSISVEVRSEAWTSQECPQCGSTDRTTRHQDTLTCPCGFEGHADLTASETFLKRHTSKEVRPMARPVRFEWDDHNWSGTPHPHESPKEQRTDPSTVHHNGNVASGESQTG; encoded by the coding sequence ATGAAGCGTACCAACACGTTTGCCGTGCGACCCCTCTCCGACGATGGAGAGCAGGTGCTACGGGACTTGTTGGACGCTTCTTCCGCTCTCTGGAACGAAATCAACTACCAACGCCTCATGCGCTACAACGACGAAGACGGTTTTGAGGGCGACGTGTGGGATGCCGATACAGGCCGACTCGAAGGGAAATACAAAGGCGTTCTCGGCGCGTCCACCGCTCAAACTGTCCGGCGAGCAAACACCGAAGCGTGGCGCGGGTTCTTCGAGAACAAGAAGGCGTATCACGACGAGTCGAACACGTCGGTTACGGAACACCCCGAACCGCCGGGGTTCCGTGGTAACGAGGACGACGGACGTGTTCTCAAAGGCGTCGTCCGAAAGGACGCATACACCGTCGAGTGGGGCGACCGCTCCCGGCTTGAGATGGTTGTCGGAAAAGAACTCCGTGACAGGCACAACAGCCCGAAAAGCCGTCTTCGGTTGGAAATCGTTGGTGAACCAAACTGGCCTGACTACGACGACCAGAGCCGGTTGGAACTGTGGTACGACGAGACTGATTGCACCTTCCGGGCTTCGCAACCCGTGACTGTTTCTGATGATGCACGGGACACTCCACTGGCCTCAGAGAAGGCCGCTCTGGATATTGGTGCGAACAATCTCGTTGCCTGTACCACCACGACCGGCGAGCAATACCTGTACGAGGGCCGGGAGTTGTTCCAGCGATTCCGTGACACGACGCGAGAAATCGCCCGGTTGCAGTCGAAACTACGGGAAGGCAGGTACAGTAGCGAGCGTATCCGGCGGCTGTACCGGAAACGCACTCGTCGCCGGGACCACGCTCAAGAAGCACTGTGCCGTGACCTACTGGAACGACTGTACGCCGAGGGCGTGGACACGGTGTATATCGGTGGCTTGACCGACGTACTCGAAACGCACTGGTCGGTCGAGACGAACGCCAAGACGCACAACTTTTGGGCGTTCAAGCAATTCACTGAGCGACTGGCGTGTACCGCCGAAGAATACAGCATCTCGGTGGAAGTCCGGTCGGAAGCCTGGACCAGCCAAGAGTGCCCGCAATGCGGTTCGACAGACCGAACGACACGGCATCAGGACACGCTCACCTGTCCGTGTGGATTCGAGGGGCACGCAGACCTTACAGCGTCAGAAACGTTCCTGAAGCGGCATACGAGCAAAGAAGTCAGGCCGATGGCACGGCCCGTGCGGTTCGAGTGGGACGACCACAACTGGTCGGGGACACCACACCCTCACGAAAGTCCCAAAGAACAGCGCACAGACCCGAGTACCGTCCACCACAACGGGAATGTTGCCTCCGGGGAATCACAGACCGGCTGA
- a CDS encoding glycosyltransferase family 4 protein — protein sequence MRVLNYLELEDRLDRSGISTSVAHQRAALSRADADVSYVTTPWYDGDVVLAGLNRLVDGQGMTEFDVAHCNLIGPGSAFVARQAKKKDIPLVLHAHVTAEDFAESFRGSTYLAGPLRRYLRWFYSQADLVLCPSEYTRRTLEEYPIDAPIRSITNGIDIDSMAGHEQFREEYRDRYDLDGMVVFAVGSVFERKGLTTFCEVAWNTDYDFAWFGEYDSGLLASRTVRKWTKNPPENVTFTGWIEDKRGAFAAGDVFFFPSKVENQGLVVLEAMAAGKAVVLRDIPVFREYYEDGHDCLLCSTREEFENALDRLEEDPDLRARLGENAKETAREHSLDRVAEELTDAYREVTTH from the coding sequence GTGCGCGTCCTGAACTACCTCGAGTTGGAGGACCGACTCGACCGCAGCGGGATCAGCACCTCCGTCGCCCACCAGCGGGCCGCCCTCTCGCGTGCCGACGCCGACGTGAGCTACGTCACCACGCCATGGTACGACGGCGACGTGGTGCTGGCCGGGCTCAACCGGCTCGTCGACGGCCAGGGGATGACCGAGTTCGACGTGGCCCACTGCAACCTGATCGGTCCGGGCAGTGCCTTCGTCGCCCGCCAGGCAAAGAAGAAGGACATCCCCCTCGTGTTACACGCCCACGTGACCGCCGAGGACTTCGCCGAGAGCTTTCGCGGGTCGACGTATCTGGCCGGGCCGCTTCGGCGGTACCTGCGCTGGTTTTACTCGCAGGCCGACCTGGTGCTCTGTCCCAGCGAGTACACCCGTCGAACCCTCGAGGAGTATCCGATCGATGCGCCGATCCGCTCGATCACCAACGGGATCGACATCGACTCGATGGCCGGTCACGAGCAGTTCCGCGAGGAGTACCGCGACAGATACGACCTTGATGGGATGGTCGTGTTCGCAGTGGGGAGCGTCTTCGAACGCAAGGGCCTGACGACGTTCTGTGAAGTCGCCTGGAACACCGACTATGATTTCGCCTGGTTCGGCGAGTACGACAGCGGCCTGCTGGCTTCCCGGACGGTTCGCAAGTGGACGAAGAACCCGCCCGAGAACGTCACCTTCACCGGCTGGATCGAGGACAAGCGCGGCGCCTTCGCCGCCGGCGACGTGTTCTTCTTCCCGTCGAAGGTCGAGAACCAGGGACTGGTCGTACTCGAAGCGATGGCCGCCGGCAAGGCGGTCGTCCTCCGGGACATTCCGGTCTTCCGGGAATACTACGAGGACGGTCACGATTGCCTGCTGTGCTCGACTCGCGAGGAGTTCGAGAACGCGCTCGACCGGCTCGAGGAAGACCCCGACCTCCGGGCGCGCCTCGGCGAGAACGCCAAAGAGACGGCCAGAGAGCACAGCCTCGATCGCGTCGCCGAGGAGTTGACCGACGCCTATCGAGAAGTCACAACACATTAA
- a CDS encoding aminotransferase class V-fold PLP-dependent enzyme: MSESGALDVERIREDFPVLEREFDGTPLVYLDNAATTQTPEHVIDAISDYYREYNANVHRGLHHLSQEASIAYEEAHDRVAEFIGADGREEIVFTKNTTESENLVAYAWGLRELGPGDTVVLTEMEHHASLVTWQQIAERTGADVAYIRIDEDGRLDMDHAREVIGDDTAMLSAVHVSNTLGTINPVADLVDLAHDHDALAFIDGAQAVPNRPVDVEAIDADFYAFSGHKMAGPTGIGVLYGKRHLLDSMEPFLYGGDMIEKVTFEESRWNELPWKFEAGTPSIAQGIALAEACDYLDAIGMDRIARHENELAQYTLERFAEFDDIETFGPPAGEERGGLVSFNLESVHAHDLSSILNDYAVAIRAGDHCTQPLHDKLGVAATARASFYVYNTREEIDVLVEAIDDARQLFG, translated from the coding sequence GTGAGCGAATCCGGAGCGCTCGACGTCGAGCGCATCCGCGAGGACTTCCCCGTGCTCGAACGCGAGTTCGACGGGACACCGCTCGTCTACCTGGACAACGCCGCGACGACCCAGACGCCGGAGCACGTGATCGACGCGATCTCCGACTACTACCGGGAGTACAACGCCAACGTTCACCGCGGACTCCACCATCTCAGTCAGGAGGCCTCGATCGCCTACGAGGAGGCCCACGACCGTGTCGCCGAGTTCATCGGTGCCGACGGCCGCGAGGAGATAGTCTTCACGAAAAACACGACCGAGAGCGAGAACCTCGTCGCCTACGCGTGGGGACTGCGCGAGCTCGGCCCGGGCGATACAGTCGTGCTGACCGAGATGGAACACCACGCGTCGCTGGTCACCTGGCAACAGATCGCCGAGCGAACCGGTGCGGACGTCGCGTACATTCGGATCGACGAGGACGGTCGCCTCGACATGGATCACGCGCGCGAGGTTATCGGCGACGACACCGCGATGCTGTCGGCGGTTCACGTCTCGAACACGCTGGGGACGATCAACCCCGTCGCCGACCTCGTGGACCTGGCCCACGATCACGACGCGCTGGCCTTCATCGACGGGGCGCAGGCAGTCCCGAACCGCCCGGTCGACGTTGAGGCCATCGACGCGGACTTCTACGCCTTCTCTGGACACAAGATGGCCGGCCCGACCGGGATCGGCGTCCTCTACGGCAAACGGCACCTGCTCGACTCGATGGAGCCGTTCCTCTACGGCGGCGACATGATCGAGAAGGTCACCTTCGAGGAGTCCCGATGGAACGAGCTCCCCTGGAAGTTCGAGGCCGGGACCCCTTCGATCGCCCAGGGGATCGCGCTGGCGGAGGCGTGTGACTACCTCGACGCGATCGGGATGGACCGGATCGCCCGCCACGAGAACGAACTCGCCCAGTACACGCTCGAACGCTTTGCGGAGTTTGACGACATCGAAACTTTCGGCCCGCCCGCCGGCGAGGAACGGGGCGGACTGGTCTCGTTCAACCTCGAGTCCGTCCACGCTCACGACCTGTCCTCGATTCTCAACGATTACGCCGTCGCGATCCGGGCCGGCGATCACTGCACCCAGCCGCTGCACGACAAACTCGGCGTCGCCGCGACCGCGCGGGCGTCGTTCTACGTCTACAACACGCGCGAGGAGATCGACGTGCTGGTCGAGGCGATCGACGACGCACGCCAGCTGTTCGGCTAG
- a CDS encoding cold-shock protein: protein MANGTVDFFNDTGGYGFIETEDADEDVFFHMEDVGGPDLEEGQEIEFDIEQAPKGPRATNVVRQ, encoded by the coding sequence ATGGCAAACGGTACGGTTGACTTCTTCAACGACACAGGCGGTTACGGCTTTATCGAGACTGAGGACGCGGACGAGGACGTTTTCTTCCACATGGAAGACGTTGGCGGTCCGGATCTCGAGGAAGGACAGGAGATCGAATTCGACATCGAACAGGCCCCCAAGGGTCCGCGAGCGACCAACGTCGTTCGGCAGTAG
- a CDS encoding sensor histidine kinase has protein sequence MAPFDDLPSPSLPELTARRIAGVYFAFGVLWILFSDAIVYLFVSDPRTRFRIEATKGGLFVVISALLVYGLTARAHERQRETTQRLRQQTRELSILHRIVRHNLRNIATVIGGRVETARDADEVEPHLEVLERKADRLATLAEKANLLRGVSAQSADHRVEQDLSRAITDICAQYRSDYPDATIAFDGPENLRTLVPARLGFAITELLENAVVHGGPGATVTIELTADSEAIRVVVADDGPGLPDSERTAVKGDVEDVLAHSEGVGLWLVRLIVEKAGGRLSVSESSLSGTAVTLSVPRIDDDRS, from the coding sequence ATGGCCCCGTTCGACGACCTCCCCTCACCGTCGTTGCCGGAGTTGACGGCGAGACGGATCGCCGGCGTGTACTTCGCGTTCGGGGTGCTCTGGATCCTGTTTTCGGACGCAATCGTGTACCTGTTCGTCTCGGATCCGAGAACCAGATTCCGAATCGAGGCGACCAAGGGCGGGCTATTCGTGGTCATCTCGGCACTGCTGGTTTACGGACTGACCGCACGCGCCCACGAACGCCAGCGCGAGACGACACAGCGACTCCGCCAGCAGACACGAGAACTGAGTATCCTGCATCGGATCGTCAGACACAACCTGCGCAACATCGCGACCGTCATCGGCGGTCGTGTCGAGACGGCCCGAGACGCCGACGAGGTCGAACCGCACCTCGAAGTCCTCGAACGCAAGGCCGACCGGCTGGCGACGCTGGCGGAGAAGGCGAATCTGCTTCGTGGCGTCTCCGCACAATCGGCCGACCACCGCGTCGAGCAGGACCTCTCGCGGGCGATCACGGACATCTGTGCCCAGTACCGGTCGGACTACCCGGACGCGACGATCGCGTTCGACGGCCCCGAGAACCTGCGGACGCTCGTGCCCGCGCGACTGGGGTTTGCGATCACCGAACTGCTGGAAAACGCAGTCGTACACGGCGGACCGGGCGCGACTGTCACGATCGAGCTGACGGCCGACAGCGAGGCGATACGCGTTGTCGTCGCGGACGACGGCCCGGGGTTGCCGGACAGCGAGCGGACCGCCGTCAAAGGCGACGTCGAGGACGTGCTCGCCCACTCGGAGGGCGTGGGCCTGTGGCTCGTCAGACTGATCGTCGAGAAAGCGGGCGGCCGCCTCTCCGTTTCCGAGAGCTCGCTCAGCGGCACAGCCGTGACGCTGTCCGTTCCGCGCATCGACGACGACCGATCGTAG
- the citZ gene encoding citrate synthase, with protein sequence MSDDLKKGLEGVLVAESELSYIDGDEGRLVYRGYEIGDLAERASFEEALYLLWHGELPTASELSTFEEGLAASRTIDEDVLETVRRLAEADANPMAALRTATSMLSAYDEEDGEPGTREEDLAKGRRITAKMPTIVAAFKRMRDGDDPVAPREDLDHAANFLYMLNGEVPDDKLAEIFDMALVIHADHGINASTFAAMVTASTMSDIYSAVTSAIGTLKGGLHGGANQNVMAMLKEIDESELSVVEWTRNALEDGKRIPGFGHRVYDVKDPRAAILGDQSRALGNASGELKWFSYSQVIEEFMDKETGIAPNVDFYSASTYYQMGIPIDLFTPIFALSRVGGWIAHVLEYQADNRLIRPRSRYVGPTDQAFVPIDQRE encoded by the coding sequence ATGTCCGACGACCTCAAGAAGGGGCTCGAAGGCGTCCTCGTCGCCGAGTCGGAACTCAGTTACATCGACGGCGACGAGGGGCGGCTCGTCTATCGCGGTTACGAGATCGGGGATCTGGCAGAGCGGGCCAGTTTCGAGGAAGCGCTCTACCTGCTCTGGCACGGAGAGTTGCCGACGGCGTCGGAGCTTTCGACGTTCGAGGAAGGACTGGCCGCGAGCAGGACGATCGACGAGGACGTCCTCGAGACGGTGCGGCGGCTGGCCGAGGCCGACGCGAACCCGATGGCGGCGCTTCGAACGGCGACGTCGATGCTGTCGGCTTACGACGAGGAGGACGGCGAGCCCGGAACGCGAGAAGAGGACCTGGCGAAAGGCCGGCGGATCACCGCCAAGATGCCGACGATCGTGGCGGCGTTCAAGCGGATGCGAGACGGCGACGACCCGGTCGCGCCCCGGGAAGACCTCGATCACGCCGCGAACTTCCTGTATATGCTCAACGGCGAGGTCCCCGACGACAAACTCGCCGAGATCTTCGATATGGCGCTGGTCATCCACGCTGATCACGGGATCAACGCCTCGACGTTCGCCGCGATGGTCACCGCCTCGACGATGTCGGACATCTACAGCGCGGTCACGAGCGCGATCGGGACGCTGAAAGGCGGGCTCCACGGCGGCGCGAACCAGAACGTCATGGCGATGCTCAAGGAGATCGACGAGAGCGAACTGAGCGTCGTCGAGTGGACGCGCAACGCGCTGGAGGACGGCAAGCGGATCCCCGGATTCGGACACCGGGTCTACGACGTAAAGGACCCGCGCGCGGCGATTCTGGGCGACCAGTCGCGGGCGCTGGGCAACGCCTCGGGAGAACTCAAGTGGTTCTCCTACAGCCAGGTCATCGAGGAGTTCATGGATAAAGAGACAGGCATCGCTCCCAACGTCGATTTCTACTCGGCCTCGACGTACTACCAGATGGGGATCCCGATCGATCTGTTCACGCCGATCTTCGCGCTGAGCCGGGTCGGCGGCTGGATCGCTCACGTGCTGGAGTATCAGGCGGACAACCGACTCATCCGCCCGCGGTCGCGATACGTCGGCCCGACCGATCAGGCGTTCGTTCCGATCGACCAGCGGGAGTGA